The sequence catttctttttcgCACTatcaaaatcaagcaattcCTACCATATGATGTTTTATGCTAACACATCATTACCTATATATAGGCAAttcatgaataaataaataagtagaGCCAATTAAACTATTCCCTAACATTCCAAACATGCTACTTATAGTCATCCCAAAGGCCACATGTAGCCCTAGATTACTCATCAAAGTCATTGCTTATCTCATTTTTCAAATACCGCATTACCTTAATTGGCATGCTAGAAGCTTCGTTACACTTTAATTAAGCATATTAGATATTAAACAATGTCTAAAGTATCGATCTAAGAATCCTTTGTATCATGAATCAAAAACAAGAAAGGAATCCTTTGTACCAACAGATGGTATGATAGTATTGGAGCAGGAGCCGTTTTCAAGGGAACATTCAACTACCCACTAGCTATTTTTGGCCGAATCAAGATTATATACTCTTAATTAAGAGATTATCTATTATTAACACTGTAAATATAGATAGATTTGTGCTATGGAAGTTGTGATATTATTGTTGATACTTGGAGACATGCAATGTACGGTATGGAAGATTTAGTAAACACACTTGTTAATTGCTAATTGGACAAGGAAAATTGAGCTGGTAAGCACCTTGTCAAAACACTTGGACTCAAGTCATAGGAAGTGAAGAATGATCTCACTCGCATCAAGAAAAAGACtcaaagcaaaaaaaaagCGGGGGGATTAAGTGCTAATGATATCATCATCTCAAAGTTTAGTTAAGGACAATTCACTGAAGTGACTTATTGAGGAGAGAGTATATATGTTAGCTTAGGTGCATTTTGTGTCATACAATTTGGAGACAACAAAATATAGAGAcaccagaaaaagaaagagagtgaAAGTGAAAGAATGGTGGGTTGGGGGATTCCTGAACAAGGGTGGAAGAAAGGTCCTTGGACTCCTGAAGAAGATAAGTTGCTTAGTGAATATGTAAAATTGCATGGAGAAGGAAGATGGAGTTCTGTTGCTATGTATGCAGGTACTTGAAATGTTGTAGCTTACATTAAAAAGTATATGTGTGCACTTAATTACTCTATGCTTTAAgcttaataatattaatcattattaatggTGTTAATTACCAGGTTTGAATAGGAGTGGCAAGAGTTGTAGGTTGAGGTGGGTGAATTACCTCAGGCCTGGGCTTAAGAGAAGCCAAATAACACCTCAAGAGGAAGGCATCATCATTGAATTGCATGCTCTTTGGGGAAACAAGTAATGCAGCTCTCTTTCTCtgcttttcttatttattgaattcttCTTCGTTAAGTTCTTGTTACCATTAATCATATTTGATGTATATGCATGTGCAGGTGGTCAACTATAGCTAGATACTTGCCTGGTAGAACAGACAATGAGATAAAGAATTATTGGAGAACCCATTTCAAGAGGAAGGGAAAAACATccaagaaacaagaaaaactcCTCGACTCCCAAGATCTCGAACAACAACAGCAGGAACAACAAGAGCAGCAGCATCAATTAGGTGACGACATGAAAATGGTCACGAACACAAGTGATGAAAATATGCATGAGATACAAGGAAAGCAAGAGAATATGGTATTTAAGTACCCTACTTTAGGGGATCAGTGCTTGCCTGTGATGTCTCAAGATGTTACATCTTGGACAGATTTTCTGATGGATGATGGACTGATCTGGGGTGGTCTGTGGaattttgatgatcaagttGTTCATCATACAAGTAACTGCAGCAAGATAGCCAAGCAAAATCAGAACAATTACTATCATAATGGAGGCTGCATTTTCTAACAACTTGATTATTATGGAGcctaagaaaaggaaaagaaaagaacaaatcaTGTTTAATGCATCCTGTCTAATTGGTTATGTATTAGTATATCTGTGATATTATTTGAATCTTaggataataaaaaataagga comes from Ricinus communis isolate WT05 ecotype wild-type chromosome 5, ASM1957865v1, whole genome shotgun sequence and encodes:
- the LOC8276947 gene encoding MYB-like transcription factor EOBII, with the translated sequence MVGWGIPEQGWKKGPWTPEEDKLLSEYVKLHGEGRWSSVAMYAGLNRSGKSCRLRWVNYLRPGLKRSQITPQEEGIIIELHALWGNKWSTIARYLPGRTDNEIKNYWRTHFKRKGKTSKKQEKLLDSQDLEQQQQEQQEQQHQLGDDMKMVTNTSDENMHEIQGKQENMVFKYPTLGDQCLPVMSQDVTSWTDFLMDDGLIWGGLWNFDDQVVHHTSNCSKIAKQNQNNYYHNGGCIF